The proteins below come from a single Gordonia sp. X0973 genomic window:
- a CDS encoding DUF4440 domain-containing protein — MLTELARREPLFHQPLTRADFLRQTADDFSETGASGQVYDREFVWSVLAERFASGEPDETGPATDLQVRELAVDTYLVTYALTQGVRRTRRATVWQRRGADWVALYHQGTVVA, encoded by the coding sequence GTGCTGACGGAATTGGCCCGGCGTGAGCCGCTGTTCCACCAGCCGCTGACGCGCGCGGATTTCCTGCGCCAAACCGCCGACGACTTCTCCGAGACCGGGGCATCCGGCCAGGTCTACGATCGCGAGTTCGTGTGGTCGGTGCTGGCCGAGCGGTTCGCCTCTGGCGAGCCCGACGAAACCGGGCCGGCCACGGACCTTCAGGTTCGCGAACTGGCCGTCGACACGTATCTGGTGACCTATGCGCTCACGCAGGGTGTGCGACGCACCCGGCGCGCCACCGTCTGGCAGCGCCGCGGTGCCGACTGGGTCGCGCTGTATCACCAGGGCACGGTCGTCGCGTAG
- the greA gene encoding transcription elongation factor GreA yields MTDTTWLTQESHDRLKGELDSLIANRPVIAAEINERREEGDLKENGGYHAAREEQGQQEARIRQLQELLNNAKVGEAPTQSGVALPGSVVTVYYDGDESDTETFLIATREDSGSDSLEIYSPSSPLGAALLNAKVGDTREYAVPSGAQVKVTLVKAEPYHG; encoded by the coding sequence ATGACCGACACCACCTGGCTGACGCAGGAGTCGCACGACCGCCTCAAGGGCGAGTTGGACTCGTTGATCGCCAACCGTCCGGTCATCGCCGCCGAGATCAACGAACGCCGTGAAGAGGGCGACCTCAAGGAGAACGGTGGCTACCACGCCGCGCGCGAGGAGCAGGGCCAGCAGGAGGCGCGCATCCGCCAGCTGCAGGAGCTGCTCAACAACGCGAAGGTCGGCGAGGCGCCCACCCAGTCCGGCGTCGCGCTGCCCGGTTCCGTGGTCACCGTCTACTACGACGGCGACGAGTCGGACACCGAGACCTTCCTGATCGCCACGCGCGAGGACAGCGGCTCGGATTCGCTGGAGATCTACTCCCCCAGCTCGCCGCTGGGCGCCGCGCTGCTCAACGCGAAGGTCGGCGACACCCGTGAATACGCCGTGCCGTCGGGCGCCCAGGTCAAGGTGACCCTGGTCAAGGCGGAGCCGTACCACGGCTGA
- a CDS encoding queuosine precursor transporter, whose translation MTSAEAATTTERRVNFASTGSRYFPILVGLFVGVMLISNVTASRPAVFFASWLHFDLGPLHVQGLPTDGAFFLFPLAYVLGDVISEVYGFRAMRRVIALGFAILLLASGSLWVADHLPMSDPVTDPQTHDLQTAFHTVSGVIPQILLAGLAGYLVGEFLNSYVLVKMKERSGERRLWARLLGSTVVGEAADTIVFCSIAAPALGFTSFSSWLSYTVVGFIWKVLVEVLVMPVTYAVCGWLKRNEPTYGLVAQ comes from the coding sequence ATGACCAGCGCAGAAGCAGCGACCACGACCGAACGACGCGTGAACTTCGCGTCGACCGGCAGCCGCTACTTCCCGATCCTCGTCGGGCTGTTCGTCGGCGTCATGCTCATCAGCAACGTCACCGCGTCGCGGCCGGCGGTCTTCTTCGCGTCGTGGCTGCACTTCGACCTCGGCCCGCTGCACGTGCAAGGGCTGCCCACCGACGGGGCGTTCTTCCTGTTCCCGCTGGCCTACGTCCTCGGCGACGTGATCAGCGAGGTGTACGGCTTCCGCGCGATGCGGCGGGTGATCGCGCTCGGGTTCGCGATCCTGCTGCTCGCGTCGGGCAGCCTGTGGGTGGCCGATCACCTGCCGATGTCCGATCCGGTCACCGACCCGCAGACCCACGATTTACAGACCGCCTTCCACACCGTGTCCGGGGTGATCCCGCAGATCCTGCTCGCCGGGCTCGCCGGGTACCTCGTCGGCGAATTCCTCAACTCCTACGTCCTGGTGAAGATGAAGGAACGCTCCGGCGAGCGGCGCCTGTGGGCGCGGCTGCTCGGTTCGACGGTGGTCGGCGAGGCCGCCGACACCATCGTGTTCTGCTCCATCGCCGCACCGGCACTGGGGTTCACCAGCTTCTCGTCGTGGCTGTCCTACACGGTGGTCGGGTTCATCTGGAAGGTCCTCGTCGAAGTCCTGGTCATGCCCGTCACCTACGCCGTGTGCGGGTGGCTCAAACGCAACGAGCCGACCTACGGACTCGTCGCGCAGTAG
- a CDS encoding DUF4307 domain-containing protein has translation MNASDGGGYGPRATYPVEQSSMSRRRWFALLTAAVVVLGVVLAVIGFQKFGNPDVSGETTGFFLTGPDTVDVQFTVDRADPSTPVACVVKARSKDGAEVGRREVLIVGGSAQRVGVRTTIHTSAQPVIGEVFGCDPNVPPYLTRTDKP, from the coding sequence GTGAACGCATCCGACGGGGGCGGCTACGGCCCCCGTGCCACCTACCCCGTCGAACAGTCGTCGATGTCGCGACGCCGCTGGTTCGCACTGCTGACGGCGGCCGTCGTGGTGCTCGGCGTTGTGTTGGCGGTCATCGGCTTCCAGAAGTTCGGCAACCCCGACGTCTCCGGCGAGACCACCGGGTTCTTCCTCACCGGACCCGACACCGTCGACGTGCAGTTCACCGTCGACCGCGCCGACCCGAGCACTCCCGTCGCCTGCGTCGTGAAGGCCCGCTCCAAGGACGGCGCCGAGGTCGGCCGACGGGAAGTCCTCATCGTCGGCGGCAGCGCGCAGCGCGTCGGTGTGCGCACCACCATCCACACGTCGGCCCAGCCGGTGATCGGCGAGGTCTTCGGCTGCGACCCGAACGTGCCGCCCTACCTCACCCGGACGGATAAGCCATGA
- the mca gene encoding mycothiol conjugate amidase Mca: protein MARLMAVHAHPDDESSKGAATMARYAAEGHDVLVVTLTDGSRGDILNPAMDRPGVLENITQVRREEMAAAAAALGVRQTWLGFVDSGLPEGDPLPPLPEGSFATIPLEESTEALVRVVRDFKPHVMITYDEHGGYPHPDHIRCHEVSVAAYEQSGDAAAFPEAGEPWTVSKLYYTHGFIRDRMVRFSDEFEQHGQESPFKEWLAKWDSSRGDLMGRVTTQITCGDYFPQRDDALRAHATQIDPNGVFFAVPLEWQQRLWPTEEYELAQTRVTTSIPETDLFTGIEE from the coding sequence ATGGCCAGACTGATGGCGGTTCACGCGCATCCCGACGACGAGTCGAGCAAGGGCGCCGCGACGATGGCGCGCTATGCCGCCGAGGGGCATGACGTCCTGGTGGTGACCCTGACCGACGGTTCACGCGGCGACATCCTCAATCCGGCGATGGATCGGCCGGGCGTCCTGGAGAACATCACGCAGGTGCGGCGCGAAGAAATGGCCGCCGCCGCCGCCGCGCTCGGCGTGCGGCAGACCTGGCTGGGGTTCGTCGATTCCGGGTTGCCAGAAGGGGATCCGCTGCCGCCGCTGCCGGAGGGCTCCTTCGCGACCATCCCGTTGGAGGAGTCGACCGAGGCGCTGGTCCGCGTCGTGCGCGATTTCAAGCCGCACGTGATGATCACCTACGACGAGCACGGCGGATACCCGCACCCCGACCACATCCGCTGCCACGAGGTCTCGGTCGCGGCTTACGAACAGTCCGGCGACGCCGCGGCCTTCCCGGAGGCGGGGGAGCCGTGGACGGTGAGCAAGTTGTACTACACCCACGGATTCATCCGCGACCGCATGGTGCGCTTCTCCGACGAGTTCGAGCAGCACGGTCAGGAGAGCCCGTTCAAGGAGTGGCTGGCCAAGTGGGATTCGTCGCGCGGCGACCTCATGGGGCGCGTCACCACGCAGATCACCTGTGGTGACTACTTTCCGCAGCGCGACGACGCACTGCGGGCGCACGCCACACAGATAGATCCGAACGGCGTCTTTTTCGCAGTACCCTTGGAGTGGCAGCAGCGCTTGTGGCCGACCGAGGAATACGAGTTGGCGCAGACACGGGTGACGACGTCGATCCCCGAGACCGACTTGTTCACCGGGATCGAGGAATGA
- a CDS encoding thioredoxin domain-containing protein codes for MANRLAAATSPYLRQHADNPVHWWEWCDEAFAEAARRDVPVLLSVGYAACHWCHVMAHETFDDPALAQQMNDGFVCIKVDREERPDIDAVYMNATTAMTGQGGWPMTCFLTATGEPFFCGTYYPPVARNGQPGFGEVLAAVTQTWQGNRGEINRVSAQVREHLARSASGLPGGDGSVDDELARAAVAALIIDEDPVYGGFGTAPKFPPSSFMLALIRHDERVGSPEAFDVAVRAAVGMAGGGIRDQLGGGFARYAVDQAWIVPHFEKMLYDNALLLRAYAQLARRDSPIREMSQRICEETVAFLDDTLGTSSGYASSLDADTDGVEGATYVWTPEQLSDVLGPDDGAWAARVFGVTSAGTFEEGTSTLRFAEPPDDIDRLGRIVEKLRAARSGRPQPARDDKVVTVWNALAITALVEAGLGMSRPEWVDRAAWCAEEILSRHLVDGELRRASLHGEVGAPRAMLDDHAALVVALLSLFGATGEQRWRTAAIDLLDTAVDTFADPDAAGSWYDAPADGGLIVRPRDPADGATPSGSSLMAEALLTASMLAEPEAAGRYAELAEQTLSRAAVLLARVPRGAGHWLAVAEARLGGPLHVTASSPEKLALARELAPGFAIVTAAGDSGFSADQPANTVLVCRGSTCSLPLSDADEIASQLRPV; via the coding sequence TTGGCCAACCGTCTCGCGGCCGCGACCAGTCCGTATCTGCGTCAACATGCCGATAATCCGGTCCACTGGTGGGAGTGGTGCGACGAGGCGTTCGCCGAGGCCGCCCGTCGGGACGTCCCGGTTCTGCTGAGCGTCGGATACGCCGCCTGCCACTGGTGTCACGTGATGGCGCACGAGACCTTCGACGACCCGGCTCTCGCGCAGCAGATGAACGACGGATTCGTCTGCATCAAGGTCGATCGCGAGGAGCGCCCCGACATCGACGCGGTCTACATGAACGCGACGACGGCGATGACCGGTCAGGGCGGTTGGCCGATGACCTGCTTCCTGACCGCGACCGGTGAACCCTTCTTCTGCGGTACCTACTACCCGCCCGTGGCACGCAACGGCCAACCGGGATTCGGGGAGGTCCTCGCCGCGGTGACACAGACCTGGCAGGGCAATCGCGGTGAGATCAACCGGGTCTCGGCGCAGGTGCGCGAACACTTGGCGAGGTCGGCGTCGGGATTGCCCGGCGGGGACGGCAGCGTCGACGACGAGTTGGCCCGGGCGGCGGTGGCGGCCCTCATCATCGACGAGGACCCGGTCTACGGCGGATTCGGCACGGCACCGAAGTTCCCGCCGTCGTCGTTCATGTTGGCGCTGATCCGCCACGACGAGCGGGTGGGCTCCCCCGAGGCCTTCGACGTCGCGGTGCGCGCCGCGGTGGGTATGGCGGGTGGCGGCATCCGTGACCAGCTCGGTGGCGGGTTCGCGCGCTATGCGGTCGACCAGGCATGGATCGTCCCGCACTTCGAGAAGATGCTCTACGACAATGCGCTGCTGTTGCGGGCGTACGCACAGTTGGCCCGCCGCGATAGTCCCATCCGTGAGATGTCGCAGCGCATCTGCGAGGAGACCGTGGCGTTCCTCGACGACACGCTGGGTACGTCGAGTGGATACGCCTCGTCACTCGACGCCGATACCGATGGCGTGGAGGGGGCGACCTACGTCTGGACACCCGAACAACTCTCCGACGTCCTCGGTCCCGACGACGGTGCCTGGGCGGCAAGGGTTTTCGGTGTCACGAGCGCCGGGACGTTCGAAGAGGGCACCTCCACGCTGCGATTCGCCGAACCACCCGATGACATCGACCGGCTCGGGCGGATCGTCGAGAAGCTGCGCGCGGCCCGCTCGGGTCGCCCCCAGCCCGCGCGCGATGACAAGGTCGTGACGGTGTGGAACGCGCTGGCCATCACTGCGCTCGTCGAGGCCGGACTGGGGATGTCCCGGCCGGAGTGGGTTGACCGGGCCGCATGGTGCGCCGAGGAAATCCTGAGCCGCCACCTGGTCGACGGCGAGCTGCGCCGGGCATCGCTACACGGCGAGGTCGGGGCGCCCCGCGCGATGCTCGACGACCATGCGGCGCTCGTCGTCGCCCTGCTCTCGCTGTTCGGTGCCACCGGCGAACAGCGGTGGCGCACCGCGGCGATCGATCTGCTCGATACCGCGGTGGATACCTTCGCGGACCCCGACGCGGCCGGCTCCTGGTACGACGCGCCGGCTGACGGCGGGCTCATCGTGCGCCCGCGCGACCCGGCCGACGGTGCCACCCCGTCCGGCTCGTCGCTGATGGCTGAGGCCCTGTTGACGGCGTCGATGCTCGCCGAGCCCGAAGCGGCGGGTCGATACGCGGAATTGGCCGAGCAGACCCTGTCCCGTGCCGCGGTTCTCTTGGCGCGTGTCCCGCGCGGGGCGGGTCACTGGTTGGCGGTTGCCGAGGCGCGGTTGGGCGGTCCGCTGCACGTCACGGCATCGTCGCCGGAGAAGCTCGCCCTCGCGCGCGAGCTGGCTCCCGGCTTCGCAATCGTTACCGCGGCTGGCGATTCCGGCTTCTCCGCCGACCAACCCGCGAACACGGTGCTCGTGTGCCGGGGAAGTACCTGCTCGCTCCCGCTGTCGGACGCCGACGAGATCGCTTCCCAACTCCGTCCGGTTTGA
- a CDS encoding type II toxin-antitoxin system VapC family toxin produces the protein MGRRVVLDTNLLIAYERNAIDRSALDDDDVAIAAITVAEYRTGIELAANADQAAARAQALAAITGAVDVLDYTEATAAHHARLIAHVRKVGRPRGAHDLVIAAHAAETGRILLTRDSSARFGDLPGVITDSL, from the coding sequence ATGGGCCGACGAGTAGTCCTCGACACGAATCTCCTCATCGCCTACGAGCGGAATGCGATCGACCGATCGGCCCTGGACGACGACGATGTGGCCATCGCGGCGATCACCGTCGCCGAGTACCGCACCGGGATCGAATTGGCGGCGAACGCTGATCAAGCCGCAGCACGCGCGCAGGCGCTGGCGGCGATCACCGGCGCGGTCGACGTCCTCGACTACACCGAGGCGACGGCCGCCCACCACGCGCGGTTGATCGCCCACGTGCGAAAGGTCGGGCGTCCGCGCGGCGCCCACGACCTCGTCATCGCGGCTCACGCGGCAGAAACGGGCCGAATCCTGCTGACTCGGGACTCGTCTGCCCGCTTCGGCGATCTTCCCGGCGTCATCACGGATTCACTCTGA
- a CDS encoding type II toxin-antitoxin system Phd/YefM family antitoxin — MRKISATEASRGFSDLLDSIEAGDTVVVTRGNRPIAEIRPVRRRTGRDLARALADTTPPDDSFTADISAAVDLLVADQTDPWADE; from the coding sequence GTGCGAAAGATCAGCGCCACCGAGGCCTCCCGCGGCTTCTCCGACCTCCTCGATTCCATCGAGGCGGGCGACACGGTCGTGGTCACGCGCGGCAACCGCCCGATCGCCGAGATCCGCCCGGTGCGCCGACGGACCGGACGCGACCTGGCCCGCGCCCTCGCCGACACCACCCCACCAGACGATTCCTTCACCGCCGACATCTCTGCCGCTGTCGACCTGTTGGTCGCCGACCAAACGGACCCATGGGCCGACGAGTAG
- a CDS encoding 3-deoxy-7-phosphoheptulonate synthase, whose amino-acid sequence MTTTPDLNAQTTSDRRIRAFRPIPTPDALRSELPLTARRAVAVARDREEIAAILAGRDDRLLVVVGPCSIHDTVAALDYARRLAPLAVEYADRLKIVMRVYFEKPRTTVGWKGLINDPGMDGSFDVERGLRTARALLLDIIDLGLPVGCEFLEPNSPQYIADAVAWGAIGARTTESQVHRQLASGLSMPVGFKNGTDGNVQVAVDGVQAAAAQHVFFGLDDFGNGVVVETAGNEDCHIILRGGTSGPNYDAESVASAAGVLAKAGLPARVMIDASHANSGKDHERQAVVAAEIGDLVARGVPISGVMLESFLVPGAQSPDGADLVYGQSVTDKCMGWEATEAVLRTLARG is encoded by the coding sequence GTGACCACCACCCCCGACCTGAATGCGCAGACCACCTCCGACCGGCGCATCCGGGCCTTCCGTCCGATCCCGACGCCGGATGCGCTGCGCAGCGAGCTGCCGCTGACCGCGCGCCGCGCCGTGGCCGTCGCCCGCGACCGCGAGGAGATCGCCGCCATCCTCGCCGGGCGCGACGACCGCCTACTCGTCGTCGTCGGTCCGTGCTCCATCCACGACACCGTCGCGGCGCTCGACTACGCGCGTCGCCTCGCGCCGCTGGCCGTCGAATACGCCGACCGCCTCAAGATCGTCATGCGCGTCTACTTCGAGAAGCCGCGGACCACCGTCGGGTGGAAGGGCCTCATCAACGACCCGGGCATGGACGGCAGCTTCGACGTGGAGCGCGGCCTGCGGACCGCCCGCGCGCTGCTGCTGGACATCATCGACCTCGGGCTGCCGGTGGGCTGCGAGTTCCTCGAGCCGAACAGCCCGCAGTACATCGCCGACGCGGTGGCCTGGGGAGCCATCGGGGCCCGCACCACGGAATCGCAGGTCCACCGGCAACTCGCCTCCGGCCTCTCCATGCCGGTCGGATTCAAGAACGGCACCGACGGGAACGTGCAGGTCGCCGTCGACGGGGTGCAGGCCGCGGCCGCACAGCACGTCTTCTTCGGACTCGACGACTTCGGCAACGGCGTCGTGGTGGAGACGGCGGGCAACGAGGACTGCCACATCATCCTGCGCGGCGGGACCAGCGGGCCCAACTACGACGCGGAGTCGGTCGCGTCGGCGGCCGGCGTGCTCGCGAAGGCCGGACTGCCCGCGCGGGTGATGATCGATGCCTCCCACGCGAACTCTGGCAAGGATCACGAGCGCCAGGCCGTCGTCGCCGCCGAGATCGGCGACCTCGTCGCGCGGGGTGTGCCGATCAGCGGTGTGATGCTGGAGAGCTTCCTCGTTCCCGGCGCCCAATCGCCCGACGGCGCCGACCTCGTCTACGGCCAGTCGGTCACCGACAAGTGCATGGGCTGGGAAGCCACCGAGGCGGTGCTCCGCACGCTGGCCCGGGGCTAA
- a CDS encoding PepSY domain-containing protein produces MFRPLLPLIRRLHFYAGILVAPFLLVATISGGLYALAPQVESVTYRHLLHVDSDGPPHSIDEQVAAARESRLGVVTAVDAAAAPHETTRVYFADNSLGESERRTVFVDPTTSRVLGQSVTFGSNGALPLRSWLDGLHRNLHLGEPGRTYSELAASWLWVVALGGLALWVNRFRIRRRNTGRSWWRIASVERTGTRRNRTLNWHGAVGVWLVVGLVFLSATGLTWSKHAGQNIADLRHHLNWDRPPLPTAVPAAHHHGAAPGPTVAHEQPSASFDALLAVARAHGLSGRVEIDLPTGPRDAVTITQTRLPWRYSVDAIAVDPTTMGVTADVPFSTWSLPAKLAEWGIQLHMGILFGWVSAVALLLLMIALTTVIVRGYLLWWRRGPGLRAGRPPQGGTMRSAFAAADMRTRSVFALLFVAILVVGWFVPLLGIPLLAFVVVDALVGYCRAG; encoded by the coding sequence GTGTTCCGTCCCCTCCTGCCCCTCATCCGTCGCCTGCACTTCTACGCCGGCATCCTCGTCGCACCGTTCCTACTCGTCGCGACGATCAGCGGCGGCCTGTACGCCCTCGCACCACAAGTCGAGTCCGTGACCTACCGACACCTGCTCCACGTCGACTCCGACGGCCCGCCGCACAGCATCGACGAGCAGGTCGCCGCTGCTCGGGAGTCGCGACTCGGGGTCGTCACCGCGGTCGACGCGGCCGCCGCGCCACATGAGACGACGCGCGTCTACTTCGCCGACAACTCCCTGGGCGAGTCGGAACGCCGCACCGTCTTCGTCGACCCGACGACCAGCCGGGTCCTGGGGCAATCGGTGACCTTCGGGAGCAACGGCGCCCTGCCGCTGCGGTCGTGGCTCGACGGGTTGCACCGGAATCTGCATCTGGGCGAGCCCGGCCGGACATACAGCGAACTCGCCGCGTCGTGGCTGTGGGTCGTGGCGCTCGGCGGACTCGCGTTGTGGGTCAACCGGTTTCGCATCCGACGCCGAAACACCGGTCGTTCGTGGTGGCGGATCGCCTCGGTCGAGCGCACGGGCACCAGGCGCAACCGCACCCTGAACTGGCATGGCGCCGTCGGCGTGTGGCTCGTCGTCGGACTCGTCTTCCTCTCCGCGACCGGGTTGACGTGGTCGAAGCACGCGGGGCAGAACATCGCCGACCTGCGGCACCACCTGAATTGGGATCGCCCACCGTTGCCGACGGCGGTGCCGGCCGCCCACCACCACGGCGCGGCCCCCGGGCCGACCGTCGCGCACGAGCAGCCGAGCGCCTCCTTCGACGCCCTACTCGCCGTCGCCCGCGCACACGGCCTGTCCGGGCGGGTCGAGATCGATCTGCCGACCGGACCTCGGGACGCCGTCACCATCACGCAGACCCGACTGCCGTGGCGTTACTCGGTCGACGCCATCGCCGTCGACCCGACGACGATGGGCGTGACCGCCGACGTCCCGTTCTCCACCTGGTCGCTGCCGGCGAAGCTGGCCGAGTGGGGCATCCAGCTGCACATGGGCATCCTGTTCGGCTGGGTCAGCGCGGTGGCCCTGCTCCTGCTGATGATCGCGCTGACGACCGTCATCGTCCGCGGCTACCTCCTGTGGTGGCGCCGCGGTCCGGGACTCCGCGCCGGGCGTCCCCCGCAGGGTGGAACCATGCGGAGTGCATTCGCCGCCGCCGATATGCGCACCCGCTCCGTGTTCGCCCTGCTGTTCGTCGCGATCCTCGTCGTCGGATGGTTCGTGCCGCTGTTGGGGATTCCGCTGCTCGCCTTCGTCGTCGTCGACGCTCTCGTCGGCTACTGCCGGGCCGGTTAG
- a CDS encoding hemolysin III family protein encodes MTSPIPTPIHLESKPRLRGVIHQYSAWISTLAVAAIVIGAAQLKGVGAAVACAVYGITVFGLFTISATYHRHKWGSERAAMLMKRADHSMIFLFIAGSYTPFCYLALPSPTRWWVLGIVWSGALAGMILKIAWPQAPRWLGVVLYIGLGWVIIAKAATLIHYSGWLVISLLVIGGVLYSVGGILYALRWPDPWPETFGHHEFFHACTVVAAIAHYTAIWLLLLR; translated from the coding sequence ATGACCTCCCCGATCCCCACTCCGATTCACCTGGAGAGCAAGCCGCGGCTGCGCGGCGTGATCCACCAGTACTCGGCCTGGATTTCGACGCTCGCCGTCGCGGCGATCGTGATCGGCGCCGCGCAACTCAAAGGCGTCGGCGCCGCGGTGGCGTGCGCCGTCTACGGCATCACCGTCTTCGGCCTCTTCACCATCAGCGCCACCTACCACCGCCACAAGTGGGGTTCGGAACGGGCCGCCATGCTCATGAAGCGGGCCGACCACTCGATGATCTTCCTGTTCATCGCCGGTTCGTACACCCCGTTCTGCTACCTGGCCCTCCCCTCGCCGACACGGTGGTGGGTGCTCGGCATCGTCTGGAGCGGCGCGCTGGCCGGCATGATCCTCAAGATCGCGTGGCCGCAGGCACCCCGGTGGCTCGGCGTCGTCCTCTACATCGGCCTGGGCTGGGTGATCATCGCCAAGGCCGCCACCCTCATCCACTACTCGGGGTGGCTGGTCATCTCGTTGCTGGTCATCGGGGGTGTGCTCTACAGCGTCGGCGGGATCCTCTACGCCCTGCGCTGGCCCGACCCGTGGCCGGAGACCTTCGGACACCACGAGTTCTTCCACGCCTGCACCGTCGTCGCCGCCATCGCCCACTACACGGCCATCTGGTTGCTGCTCCTGCGCTGA
- a CDS encoding isoprenyl transferase — MKLLPDTLRTPMYAVYERRLAQLLDRERLPKHVAIICDGNRRWAREAGFEDVSHGHRVGAARIADMLSWCDELGIGTVTIYLLSTENLQRPSEELDALMEIVPDIVDEISAPERGWRVRLVGNIDQLPAVAAQRLKSAADRTSSHDGRLNVNVAVGYGGRQEIVDSVRDLLAEHIAAGDSGDALIEAVTVDAIDRNLYTKGQPDPDLVIRTSGEQRLSGFLLWQSAYSEIWFTDAYWPEFRRVDFLRALRDFGARNRRFGR, encoded by the coding sequence ATGAAACTCCTTCCCGACACGCTGCGTACCCCCATGTACGCGGTCTATGAACGACGGCTGGCGCAGCTGTTGGACCGGGAACGCCTGCCCAAGCATGTCGCCATCATCTGCGACGGCAACCGGCGTTGGGCGCGCGAAGCGGGTTTCGAGGACGTCAGCCACGGCCACCGGGTGGGTGCCGCCCGCATCGCGGACATGCTGTCCTGGTGCGATGAGCTGGGCATCGGCACGGTGACCATCTACCTCCTCTCGACGGAGAATCTGCAGCGCCCCTCCGAGGAACTCGACGCGCTGATGGAGATCGTCCCCGACATCGTCGACGAGATCTCCGCCCCGGAGCGGGGATGGCGCGTACGCCTCGTCGGCAACATCGACCAGTTGCCCGCCGTCGCGGCCCAGCGGTTGAAATCCGCGGCCGACCGCACGTCGTCGCATGACGGCCGGCTCAACGTGAACGTCGCCGTCGGCTACGGCGGCCGCCAGGAGATCGTCGACTCGGTCCGCGACCTGCTCGCCGAGCACATCGCCGCAGGCGATTCCGGCGACGCGCTCATCGAGGCGGTGACCGTCGACGCGATCGACCGCAATCTCTACACCAAGGGCCAGCCCGACCCCGACCTGGTCATCCGGACCTCGGGTGAACAGCGCCTCTCCGGCTTCCTGCTATGGCAGAGCGCCTACTCGGAGATCTGGTTCACCGACGCCTATTGGCCGGAGTTCCGCCGCGTCGACTTCCTGCGCGCGCTGCGCGACTTCGGCGCGCGGAATCGCCGGTTCGGGCGTTGA
- a CDS encoding CYTH domain-containing protein: MYDDADECETQTGLGDFEFERKFLLRDLPVEAAGDPTPTLIVQAYVFADDGFAVRVRISGPAGELDLDSAPSDLAQALTESDDAMGTLGVKGPANAGTRYEAERAIDPLVAGSIAARSSALIAKVRYSMWMGEDGWIVDRFLADNAPLLVGEVERARPVTDLAIPDFCVTEVSEDPRFGNEYLAHHPFPTWAAQFADEYRILGPGFMHTLGENRFGVE; encoded by the coding sequence ATGTACGACGACGCGGACGAGTGCGAGACGCAGACCGGTCTCGGTGATTTCGAGTTCGAGCGGAAATTCCTCCTGCGCGACCTGCCCGTCGAGGCGGCCGGCGACCCCACGCCCACCCTGATCGTGCAGGCCTATGTCTTCGCCGACGACGGGTTCGCCGTGCGCGTGCGGATCAGCGGACCCGCTGGAGAACTCGACCTCGACTCGGCACCGTCGGATCTGGCGCAGGCGCTGACCGAGAGCGACGACGCGATGGGAACGCTCGGCGTCAAGGGGCCGGCGAATGCCGGAACCCGATACGAGGCGGAGCGGGCGATCGATCCGCTGGTCGCCGGGTCGATCGCGGCCCGGTCGTCGGCGCTGATCGCGAAGGTCCGGTACTCGATGTGGATGGGGGAGGACGGGTGGATCGTCGACCGCTTCCTCGCCGACAACGCCCCGCTGCTGGTCGGGGAGGTGGAACGGGCGCGGCCGGTGACCGACCTCGCCATCCCGGACTTCTGCGTCACCGAGGTGTCGGAGGATCCGCGGTTCGGCAACGAATACCTCGCCCATCATCCGTTCCCGACCTGGGCGGCACAGTTCGCCGACGAGTACCGCATCCTCGGGCCCGGATTCATGCACACGCTGGGCGAGAACCGCTTCGGGGTCGAGTAG